The following are from one region of the Gloeomargarita lithophora Alchichica-D10 genome:
- a CDS encoding aromatic ring-hydroxylating dioxygenase subunit alpha, with product MEPLAGVPRPELLRSAAVNLNHWYAVALSTELGHKPLAIQIWYQDIVLFRNPQNQVQALENRCPHRSVKLSSGYVQGNDIVCVYHGWSFDGTGHCTAIPYLNERQKLPPCRIRSYPVQERHGFIWLFPGDPAQAPHHQPLDLPEWAHLNYVVSVAPMDFQAHFSFLIENLMDMYHGHLHRNFQPWGQAVLHKKSRSLDWIEAEYHAECYFRIDRPWSVFQLFIPRLRRGFLTSLVVRYEYPHWHSWLGNDFRLYCLIIPVSTTQTRAYLIHTVSLGAFQDLHRLPIWFRRWVKNRCFNAAKGFLQGLIREDVLMMEQEQQAHLENPQARGLEVNPVVGSVQKLIDQQAQIHKTKD from the coding sequence ATGGAACCCTTGGCTGGTGTCCCACGGCCAGAACTTTTGCGGTCAGCGGCAGTTAATCTAAATCACTGGTATGCGGTGGCGCTCAGTACTGAACTGGGTCATAAACCCCTAGCCATCCAGATTTGGTATCAGGATATTGTTTTATTTCGTAACCCACAAAATCAAGTTCAAGCCTTAGAAAATCGTTGCCCCCATCGCTCGGTAAAACTGAGTAGTGGTTATGTCCAAGGGAATGATATTGTTTGCGTTTACCACGGTTGGAGCTTTGATGGTACAGGCCATTGCACGGCTATTCCCTATCTCAATGAACGGCAAAAGTTACCCCCCTGTCGGATTCGCAGCTATCCCGTCCAGGAACGGCATGGGTTTATTTGGCTCTTTCCCGGTGATCCGGCGCAAGCACCACACCATCAACCCCTAGATTTACCCGAGTGGGCGCATTTGAATTATGTGGTCAGTGTCGCACCGATGGATTTTCAGGCGCATTTTTCATTTTTAATTGAAAATTTAATGGATATGTATCACGGTCATTTGCACCGGAATTTTCAGCCCTGGGGCCAGGCGGTTTTACATAAAAAAAGTAGGAGTTTGGATTGGATTGAAGCGGAATATCACGCCGAATGTTACTTTCGTATTGACCGCCCTTGGTCGGTGTTTCAACTTTTTATACCTCGATTGCGCCGGGGCTTTTTGACCTCTTTGGTGGTGCGTTATGAATACCCCCACTGGCATTCCTGGCTGGGCAATGATTTTCGGTTGTACTGTTTAATTATTCCGGTGAGCACCACCCAAACCCGGGCTTATTTGATCCATACGGTTTCCCTGGGGGCATTTCAGGATTTACATCGCCTGCCGATTTGGTTTCGCCGGTGGGTAAAAAACCGGTGTTTTAATGCGGCCAAAGGCTTTCTCCAGGGCTTAATCCGAGAAGATGTGCTGATGATGGAGCAGGAACAACAGGCCCATTTAGAAAACCCCCAAGCCCGAGGTTTAGAAGTAAACCCGGTGGTGGGTTCCGTGCAAAAACTCATTGATCAACAGGCGCAAATTCACAAAACCAAAGATTGA
- a CDS encoding dihydrolipoamide acetyltransferase family protein, which yields MIHPFEMPVLSSTMTEGKVVAWLKQVGDYVKANENIVVVESDKSDMESECFHDGYIATILVATGGKAPTGQVIALIAETVEEMQQVQQNPEKYLGNLVPAAQVPSTPVSPEPELVSATPVHNGRVMASPRAKKLAQQHHLDLAQIKGSGPYGRIVAEDVLQIAAPPSRSAPITPVVVAVPPATLPTPQPAIALGSGTITPLNTLQQAVVRNMLVSLTVPVFRVTYGITTNALDTLYQQIKAKGVTMTALFAKAIALTLTKHPLINSRYTDQGVQQPEGIHVAVAVAMDDGGLLTPVLAHADQQDIYTLSRSWQDLVKRARNKQLQPQEYNSGTFTLSNLGMFGVEQFDAILPPNQGAILAVGASQPEVVALPDGCMAVRRRMRVTLTCDHRVIYGAHAAAFLQDLAKRMETETQSLVL from the coding sequence ATGATTCATCCTTTTGAGATGCCCGTGCTGAGTTCCACGATGACCGAGGGGAAGGTGGTGGCGTGGCTAAAACAGGTGGGCGATTATGTCAAGGCGAATGAGAACATCGTCGTGGTGGAATCGGATAAATCCGATATGGAGTCAGAATGTTTCCATGATGGTTACATTGCGACGATTTTGGTGGCTACGGGCGGCAAAGCCCCGACGGGACAAGTGATTGCGCTGATTGCCGAAACGGTGGAAGAAATGCAACAGGTGCAACAAAATCCAGAAAAATACCTGGGGAATTTAGTACCAGCGGCACAAGTACCCAGCACCCCCGTCAGCCCGGAACCGGAATTGGTGAGTGCTACCCCGGTGCACAATGGGCGGGTGATGGCTTCCCCCCGGGCGAAAAAACTAGCCCAACAGCATCATTTGGACTTGGCCCAGATCAAAGGTAGCGGCCCCTACGGTCGGATCGTGGCGGAAGATGTACTGCAAATTGCCGCCCCTCCATCCCGCTCTGCCCCGATTACCCCAGTGGTTGTGGCTGTCCCCCCTGCGACTCTCCCCACCCCCCAGCCCGCAATTGCCCTGGGGAGTGGCACGATTACCCCCCTCAATACCTTGCAACAGGCGGTGGTGCGGAATATGTTGGTCAGCCTGACGGTGCCGGTGTTTCGGGTCACCTATGGCATCACCACCAATGCCCTGGATACTTTGTACCAACAAATCAAAGCTAAAGGGGTGACCATGACGGCACTATTCGCCAAAGCGATTGCCCTGACGTTGACGAAACATCCTTTGATCAACAGTCGCTACACCGACCAGGGGGTGCAACAACCGGAGGGGATTCATGTGGCGGTGGCGGTGGCGATGGATGATGGTGGCCTGTTGACCCCGGTTTTGGCTCATGCCGACCAGCAGGATATTTACACTCTTTCCCGCAGTTGGCAGGATTTGGTCAAACGGGCAAGGAATAAACAACTCCAACCCCAGGAGTACAATAGCGGTACGTTTACCCTGTCTAATTTGGGGATGTTTGGGGTGGAACAATTTGATGCGATTTTACCGCCCAACCAGGGGGCGATTCTGGCGGTGGGGGCTTCCCAGCCGGAGGTGGTGGCGTTACCGGATGGCTGTATGGCGGTGCGGCGGCGGATGCGTGTCACCCTCACCTGTGATCATCGGGTGATTTATGGTGCCCATGCGGCGGCATTTTTGCAGGACTTGGCCAAGCGGATGGAAACCGAGACTCAATCTTTGGTTTTGTGA
- a CDS encoding O-linked N-acetylglucosamine transferase, SPINDLY family protein produces the protein MSVAWETQAQGYVQAKDYENLANLAQEILTQEADNGGVYAYLIIAYLAQEEVDAAQEVWLQSMFNLTESACQEIITILDQIATEHHDNTYLACWLRQWIWEVAPENMENLLTLAELLAINHNFTRLQELELTQQINPIAPDGIHLRTLRNTLHIIFKEIEGETIQPWQKELLDLGVKYLERFSNIVFLSAMIQHHEKHNTPLTRHLLEWCIEQEPNNCDYHYFLVSVFYHLKNYRTGLDLARQLDELAQQHGTFLHQLDAIDKILQGLIHIRGKKQQEYQEVGQRYIQTLEQVVQQDIEPINEMLKHTVRAPFNVPFLLPYLRDDLINNQRLKQKFIGQITTCVQRKNGVFTHQPRKRDKLRVGFLSHTLRKHSVGWLMRWYINYTNRQKLDFYMYALVNQPDSFAHQFLLPECQACVYYRDPKAMAEQIYRDEVDILIDLDSVTLNVIGVVLAQKPAPVMVSWLGWDAMGSPAMDYFVVDPHVLPEDAQNHYTETLWRLPHCYIAVDGFEVGVPTLRREYLDIPNDATIFYSAQASYKRHDETVGLQLEILKQVPHSYLLLKGVGDQQGIQEFFSDLAQKTGVNPDRLKFLERDANEYIHRANMGIADVILDTYPYNGATTTLEALWVGVPLVTRVGQQYAARNSYSFLVNCGITEGIAWSAEEYVEWGIRLGTDAKLRQNIRQKLYLSRRTSPLWHGRQFAQEFDQMLGQMWQNYLDSQPMV, from the coding sequence ATGTCAGTAGCATGGGAAACCCAAGCACAGGGCTATGTGCAAGCAAAAGATTATGAAAATCTTGCCAATTTAGCTCAAGAAATTCTCACCCAGGAAGCCGATAATGGGGGTGTCTATGCGTATTTAATTATTGCTTATTTGGCGCAAGAAGAAGTAGATGCCGCCCAGGAAGTTTGGCTACAATCAATGTTCAATTTAACCGAATCAGCCTGCCAGGAAATCATCACCATTCTGGATCAAATTGCTACGGAACACCATGACAATACCTATCTAGCCTGTTGGTTGCGGCAATGGATTTGGGAAGTGGCACCTGAGAATATGGAAAATTTATTAACCTTAGCAGAACTGTTGGCAATCAATCATAATTTTACCCGTTTGCAGGAACTAGAACTCACCCAACAAATCAATCCTATCGCCCCCGATGGCATCCATTTGCGAACCCTCAGAAACACTTTACATATTATTTTCAAAGAAATCGAAGGGGAAACCATCCAGCCCTGGCAAAAAGAGTTGTTAGATTTAGGTGTTAAATACTTGGAAAGGTTCTCCAACATCGTTTTTCTCAGTGCCATGATTCAGCATCACGAAAAACACAATACCCCCCTCACCCGGCATCTTTTAGAATGGTGTATCGAGCAGGAACCGAATAACTGTGATTACCATTATTTTTTGGTGAGTGTTTTCTACCATCTTAAAAATTATCGCACCGGCTTGGATTTAGCTCGCCAACTGGATGAACTCGCCCAACAGCATGGCACTTTTTTGCATCAACTCGATGCCATTGATAAAATTCTCCAGGGGTTGATCCATATTCGTGGCAAAAAACAACAGGAATATCAAGAGGTAGGTCAGCGCTATATTCAGACCCTAGAGCAGGTGGTACAGCAAGATATTGAACCCATTAATGAAATGCTCAAACATACGGTGCGGGCACCCTTTAATGTACCGTTTTTATTGCCTTATTTACGGGATGATTTAATTAACAATCAACGCCTAAAACAAAAATTTATTGGTCAAATTACCACCTGTGTCCAAAGGAAGAATGGGGTATTTACGCATCAGCCCCGTAAGCGGGACAAACTAAGAGTTGGTTTTCTTTCCCATACCTTACGGAAACATTCGGTGGGGTGGCTGATGCGCTGGTATATCAACTATACTAATCGCCAAAAATTAGACTTCTATATGTATGCTTTAGTCAATCAACCAGACTCCTTTGCACACCAGTTTTTACTACCAGAATGCCAAGCCTGTGTGTATTACCGTGACCCCAAGGCGATGGCGGAGCAAATTTATCGAGATGAAGTGGATATTTTAATTGACTTAGACAGCGTAACTTTGAATGTAATTGGCGTGGTGTTAGCCCAAAAACCGGCTCCGGTGATGGTCAGTTGGCTGGGTTGGGATGCGATGGGTTCGCCAGCGATGGATTACTTTGTCGTTGACCCCCATGTATTACCCGAAGATGCCCAGAACCATTACACGGAAACCCTGTGGCGATTGCCCCACTGTTATATCGCCGTTGATGGTTTTGAAGTTGGGGTGCCTACGTTACGGCGAGAATATTTGGATATTCCTAATGATGCGACTATTTTTTATAGTGCCCAAGCCAGTTATAAACGGCATGATGAAACCGTGGGTTTACAGTTGGAAATTCTCAAGCAGGTTCCCCACAGTTATCTCCTGCTCAAAGGGGTGGGCGACCAGCAAGGGATTCAGGAATTTTTCAGTGATTTAGCGCAAAAAACAGGAGTGAATCCAGACCGTTTGAAGTTCTTAGAACGGGATGCCAATGAGTATATTCATCGGGCAAATATGGGCATTGCCGATGTGATTTTAGATACCTATCCCTACAATGGAGCGACGACCACGTTGGAAGCCCTGTGGGTGGGGGTGCCTCTCGTTACACGAGTGGGTCAACAATATGCCGCTCGCAATAGTTATAGTTTTTTAGTCAATTGTGGGATTACGGAAGGCATTGCTTGGAGTGCAGAGGAATATGTGGAATGGGGGATTCGTTTGGGGACTGATGCCAAGTTACGCCAGAATATTCGCCAAAAATTATATCTATCCCGCCGCACTTCTCCCCTGTGGCATGGTCGTCAATTTGCCCAGGAATTTGACCAGATGTTGGGGCAAATGTGGCAAAACTATTTGGATTCCCAACCGATGGTTTAA
- the hemB gene encoding porphobilinogen synthase, which yields MQLTHRPRRLRRHPTLRRLVQETVLSVNDLIYPMFVMAGDGEPVAISSMPGCFRYALAQLLLEIKTIAELGIPGIALFPVISEQQKDDQGSESFNPEGLVQRTVKAIKSLVPDILVFTDVALDPFTTHGHDGLVDTQGRILNDETVDVLVKMAVSQAQAGTDFVAPSDMMDGRVGAIREALDAAGYPDVGILAYSAKYASAYYGPFRDALDSAPKFGDKKTYQMNPANSREALREIDLDIDEGADMVMVKPALAYMDVIYQVKMHTDVPVAAYNVSGEYAMVKAAAQNGWIDEKKIVLETLTAMKRAGADVILTYHAVEAARWLKAR from the coding sequence ATGCAGTTAACCCATCGTCCCCGGCGTTTGCGCCGTCATCCCACCCTCCGGCGTTTGGTGCAGGAAACGGTTTTAAGTGTGAATGATTTGATTTATCCCATGTTTGTCATGGCGGGGGACGGGGAACCGGTGGCAATTTCATCCATGCCCGGTTGTTTTCGCTATGCGTTGGCGCAATTACTTTTAGAAATTAAAACCATCGCTGAGTTGGGAATACCAGGAATTGCTTTGTTCCCGGTGATTTCTGAACAGCAAAAAGATGACCAGGGCAGTGAAAGTTTTAATCCTGAGGGTTTGGTGCAACGCACGGTAAAAGCAATTAAATCCTTGGTGCCGGATATTTTGGTATTTACCGATGTGGCACTTGACCCATTTACCACCCACGGCCACGATGGATTAGTAGATACCCAGGGGCGGATTTTGAATGATGAAACCGTGGATGTTTTAGTTAAAATGGCGGTTTCCCAAGCGCAGGCCGGAACCGATTTTGTCGCTCCTTCGGATATGATGGATGGCCGGGTCGGGGCGATTCGGGAAGCGTTGGATGCCGCCGGTTATCCCGATGTGGGGATTTTAGCGTATTCAGCCAAATATGCTTCGGCCTACTACGGACCTTTCCGAGATGCCTTGGATTCGGCACCCAAATTTGGCGACAAGAAAACCTACCAAATGAACCCCGCCAATAGTCGAGAAGCCCTCAGGGAAATTGATTTAGATATTGACGAAGGGGCGGATATGGTGATGGTCAAACCCGCTTTGGCCTATATGGATGTGATTTATCAAGTGAAAATGCACACGGATGTGCCGGTGGCGGCCTACAATGTATCGGGGGAATATGCGATGGTGAAAGCGGCGGCGCAAAACGGTTGGATTGATGAAAAGAAAATTGTTTTGGAAACCCTTACGGCCATGAAACGCGCCGGAGCGGATGTGATTTTGACCTATCATGCGGTGGAGGCGGCTCGCTGGTTAAAGGCCAGATAG